One Setaria italica strain Yugu1 chromosome I, Setaria_italica_v2.0, whole genome shotgun sequence DNA window includes the following coding sequences:
- the LOC101760329 gene encoding uncharacterized protein LOC101760329, with protein sequence MAGSSQTMAADLTLSSVISYVNGIQKLGGDNFTNWKNDIGLVLCIMDRDHSMRDKYPVAPTAQGDNDTTLPERTATYEKEKERWERSDRVALMIMKQTINPAIREAIEKHPKSAKHFMEKVEEYFKGSSKANASTLLTKLMNTKYDGQGSVRENIMSLVDLRDKLNDLNCSLNDETLLHHIMLSLPSVFEPFKINYNGSDAKWDIPTLIAKCS encoded by the coding sequence ACTTGACTCTATCAAGCGTCATAAGCTATGTTAACGGCATACAGAAGCTTGGGGGAGATAACTTTACCAACTGGAAGAATGATATTGGGTTGGTCCTTTGCATCATGGACAGGGACCACTCCATGAGGGATAAGTATCCTGTTGCTCCTACTGCTCAAGGGGATAATGACACCACCCTCCCTGAGCGCACTGCTACCTatgagaaggaaaaggagcgGTGGGAGCGATCAGACAGGGTAGCCCTAATGATCATGAAGCAGACGATAAACCCGGCAATAAGGGAAGCCATTGAGAAACATCCCAAAAGTGCCAAACATTTCATGGAGAAGGTTGAGGAGTACTTCAAAGGCTCCAGTAAGGCTAATGCTAGCACCCTCCTGACAAAGCTAATGAACACCAAGTATGATGGACAAGGCAGTGTTAGGGAGAATATCATGAGTCTCGTTGACCTAAGGGATAAGCTCAACGACTTGAATTGCTCCCTTAATGATGAGACACTGCTTCATCACATCATGCTCTCGTTGCCTTCAGTGTTTGAACCCTTTAAGATAAACTATAATGGTAGTGACGCGAAGTGGGATATTCCCACACTCATCGCGAAGTGTTCttag